Proteins encoded within one genomic window of Pongo pygmaeus isolate AG05252 chromosome 18, NHGRI_mPonPyg2-v2.0_pri, whole genome shotgun sequence:
- the LOC129016065 gene encoding Golgi apparatus membrane protein TVP23 homolog B-like: protein MLQQDSNDNTKDVSLFDAEEETTNRPRKVKIRHPVASFFHLFFRVSAIIVYFLCELLSSSFITCMVTIILLSCDFWAVKNVTGRLMVGLRWWNHIDEDGKSHWVFESRKESSQENKTVSEAESRIFWLGLIACPVLWVIFAFSALFSFRVKWLAVVFMDVVLQGANLYGDFRCKVGSRKNLTSMATLYFGKQFLRQNTGDDQTS from the coding sequence ATGTTGCAGCAGGATAGTAATGATAACACTAAAGATGTTTCACTGTTTGATGCGGAAGAGGAGACGACTAATAGACCAAGAAAAGTCAAAATCAGACATCCAGTAGCATCGTTTTTCCACTTATTCTTTCGAGTCAGTGCAATCATCGTCTATTTTCTCTGTGAGTTGCTCAGTAGCAGCTTTATTACCTGTATGGTAACAATTATCTTGTTGTCATGTGACTTTTGGGCAGTGAAGAATGTCACAGGTAGACTAATGGTTGGCCTACGTTGGTGGAATCACATTGATGAAGATGGAAAGAGCCATTGGGTGTTTGAATCTAGAAAGGAGTCCTCTCAAGAGAATAAAACTGTGTCAGAGGCTGAATCAAGAATCTTTTGGTTGGGACTTATTGCCTGTCCAGTGCTGTGGGTGATATTTGCCTTTAGTGCACTCTTCTCCTTCAGAGTAAAGTGGTTGGCGGTGGTTTTCATGGATGTGGTGCTACAAGGTGCCAACCTGTATGGTGACTTCAGGTGTAAGGTGGGCAGCAGAAAGAATTTAACCAGCATGGCTACtttatattttggaaaacagtttttaaGACAAAACACTGGAGATGATCAGACTTCCTGA